A single genomic interval of Spirosoma linguale DSM 74 harbors:
- a CDS encoding glutamate-1-semialdehyde-2,1-aminomutase (TIGRFAM: glutamate-1-semialdehyde-2,1-aminomutase~PFAM: aminotransferase class-III~KEGG: mxa:MXAN_0395 glutamate-1-semialdehyde aminotransferase): MSKRTNLSGGINSFFLSFAFQKMTTSEQLFEKAKTLIPGGVNSPVRAFRSVGGSPIFIKSAKGPYIVDEDGRQYIELINSWGPMILGHAFEPVEKAVRDAIQHSFSFGAPTRKEVEMAELITAMVPSVEKVRMVNSGTEATMAAIRVARGFTGRDKLIKFEGCYHGHGDSFLIAAGSGAMTMGIPDSPGVTKATAADTLTAPYNDLAAVETLLDNNHNQVAAIILEPVVGNMGCVLPEPGFLEGIRSLCDKHGVVLIFDEVMTGFRLAKGGAQERFGITPDLTTMGKIIGGGMPVGAYGGRADIMEMVAPAGPVYQAGTLSGNPIAMSAGLAMLHHLNDHPEVYTRLETIGKKLTDGFREGLQKAGLSYTINHIGSMFTLFMTNSPVSNFTEAKTCDTPLFGRYFHAMLERGVYLAPSQFESLFLSVALTDELVDQVIQANEESLLEIMNK, translated from the coding sequence ATGAGCAAACGAACGAACCTATCCGGAGGGATTAATTCGTTCTTTTTATCATTTGCCTTTCAAAAAATGACAACGAGCGAACAATTATTTGAAAAAGCGAAAACGCTGATTCCCGGCGGTGTAAACTCACCCGTGCGGGCGTTTCGGTCCGTGGGTGGATCGCCCATTTTTATCAAATCGGCAAAGGGTCCCTACATTGTGGATGAGGATGGCCGGCAATACATTGAATTGATCAATTCGTGGGGACCCATGATTCTGGGTCACGCTTTTGAGCCGGTCGAGAAAGCCGTCCGTGACGCAATTCAGCATTCGTTTTCGTTCGGAGCGCCCACGCGCAAAGAAGTTGAGATGGCTGAGTTGATTACCGCTATGGTGCCCTCGGTCGAAAAGGTCAGGATGGTGAACTCCGGTACCGAAGCCACCATGGCGGCTATCCGGGTGGCGCGTGGCTTTACCGGCCGCGACAAGCTGATTAAGTTTGAGGGGTGTTACCACGGGCACGGCGATTCGTTTTTGATCGCTGCCGGAAGTGGTGCCATGACTATGGGTATTCCCGATAGTCCGGGCGTTACTAAGGCAACGGCTGCGGATACGCTGACCGCGCCGTACAATGATCTGGCAGCTGTTGAAACGTTGCTGGATAATAACCACAATCAGGTAGCCGCCATCATTCTGGAGCCGGTGGTCGGGAATATGGGGTGCGTACTGCCTGAACCGGGCTTTCTGGAAGGCATCCGCTCGCTTTGCGATAAGCATGGTGTTGTCCTGATTTTCGACGAAGTAATGACGGGCTTCCGGCTTGCCAAAGGAGGGGCTCAGGAACGCTTTGGCATTACCCCCGACCTCACCACCATGGGTAAAATTATTGGTGGAGGCATGCCCGTTGGTGCCTATGGCGGACGGGCCGACATTATGGAAATGGTGGCCCCGGCCGGTCCGGTCTACCAGGCCGGCACTTTATCGGGAAATCCGATTGCCATGTCGGCAGGACTGGCCATGCTTCATCACCTAAATGATCACCCGGAGGTATACACCCGACTGGAGACGATTGGTAAAAAACTAACCGATGGGTTCCGGGAAGGGTTGCAGAAGGCTGGCCTGTCGTATACCATTAATCACATTGGCTCCATGTTTACCCTGTTTATGACAAACAGTCCTGTAAGCAACTTCACGGAAGCCAAAACGTGCGATACTCCGCTTTTTGGCCGCTATTTCCACGCTATGCTGGAACGGGGTGTTTACCTGGCTCCATCCCAGTTTGAGAGTCTGTTTCTATCCGTTGCTCTTACCGATGAACTCGTGGATCAGGTTATCCAGGCCAACGAAGAAAGCTTACTGGAAATAATGAATAAGTAA
- a CDS encoding histidyl-tRNA synthetase (KEGG: smt:Smal_1753 histidyl-tRNA synthetase~TIGRFAM: histidyl-tRNA synthetase~PFAM: tRNA synthetase class II (G H P and S); Anticodon-binding domain protein): MQKPTLPKGTRDFGPEQMRKRLFIFDTIRQTFQRFGFQPIETPSLENLSTLTGKYGEEGDQLLFKILNSGDFAAGITELDLASGSKKLTPKIAEKGLRYDLTVPFARYVVMNRNSLTLPFKRYQMQPVWRADRPQKGRYREFYQCDADVVGTDSLLCEAEIVLMIHEVFRNLNIQDFTLKINNRKILAGIAEVIGAPGQEGTLSVAIDKLDKIGKEKVLNELRERGFSDETTARMEPLFLFGSSDPNQTLDQLKSWLSASDTARQGIAELEETLQLVNQYGLSDSTVEIDPTLARGLSYYTGAIFEVKANGVSIGSVSGGGRYDNLTGAFGMPGLSGVGISFGVDRIYDVMEELNLFPADAGQGTQVLIIPFDAEARSVALPVLRQLRTAAIAAEMYPDLSKVKKMLDYANAKNIPFVVLIGSEEVQTGVLSLKNMLTGEQLKVTTDELIQRLG, from the coding sequence ATGCAAAAACCAACATTGCCGAAAGGTACCCGTGACTTTGGGCCGGAGCAGATGCGTAAACGGCTTTTTATTTTTGATACAATTCGCCAGACATTTCAACGATTTGGTTTTCAGCCCATAGAAACGCCATCCCTGGAAAACCTGTCTACCCTGACGGGTAAATACGGGGAGGAAGGTGACCAGCTTCTCTTCAAAATTCTTAATTCAGGTGATTTTGCTGCGGGAATTACCGAACTCGATCTGGCCTCGGGGTCAAAGAAGTTAACCCCGAAAATTGCTGAGAAGGGCCTTCGTTACGACCTTACCGTTCCCTTTGCCCGGTATGTGGTGATGAATCGGAATTCGCTAACCCTACCGTTTAAACGCTACCAGATGCAGCCCGTCTGGCGGGCCGACCGGCCACAAAAGGGACGCTACCGCGAGTTCTATCAGTGCGATGCCGATGTAGTGGGTACCGATTCGCTCCTGTGCGAAGCCGAAATCGTGCTGATGATTCATGAGGTATTCAGGAATCTGAACATTCAGGATTTTACCCTTAAAATTAACAACCGCAAGATTCTGGCTGGTATCGCGGAAGTTATCGGCGCGCCCGGTCAGGAGGGTACTCTGAGCGTGGCGATTGATAAACTGGACAAAATTGGGAAAGAGAAAGTGCTGAACGAACTCCGTGAGCGGGGATTTTCGGACGAGACAACAGCTCGCATGGAGCCCTTATTTCTCTTTGGCTCTTCTGACCCCAATCAGACACTTGACCAGTTAAAGAGCTGGCTCTCCGCTTCGGACACTGCTCGCCAGGGAATTGCTGAACTGGAAGAAACGCTTCAACTGGTTAATCAATATGGACTGTCGGATTCTACTGTAGAAATTGACCCGACCCTCGCGCGTGGACTTTCCTACTATACCGGTGCCATTTTTGAGGTGAAAGCCAATGGCGTTTCTATCGGCAGCGTGAGCGGGGGCGGTCGGTATGATAATTTAACCGGTGCGTTTGGTATGCCGGGTTTGTCGGGTGTGGGGATTTCTTTCGGTGTAGACCGGATTTACGATGTGATGGAGGAACTGAACCTCTTTCCCGCCGATGCCGGGCAGGGCACCCAGGTTCTGATTATACCTTTCGATGCTGAAGCCCGTTCGGTAGCGTTGCCTGTGTTGCGGCAACTCCGGACAGCCGCCATTGCCGCCGAGATGTATCCTGATTTATCGAAAGTTAAGAAGATGCTCGATTATGCCAATGCGAAAAATATTCCGTTTGTTGTGCTGATTGGTTCCGAAGAGGTGCAAACAGGAGTTCTATCGCTAAAAAACATGCTGACGGGCGAGCAGCTTAAAGTAACCACAGATGAGTTAATACAGCGGTTAGGCTAA
- a CDS encoding glycosyl transferase family 2 (PFAM: glycosyl transferase family 2~KEGG: sfu:Sfum_3546 glycosyl transferase, family 2) has protein sequence MYYSIIIPIYNRPGELRELLVSLTKQTYKNFEVLVIEDGSTNRSDGVVANFSDQLAIRYFFKENSGQGFTRNYGFERARGEYFVIFDSDALVPPHYFSAVNQQLGSSWLDAYGGPDAAHPDFTPIQKAISYSMTSPFTTGGIRGSKKNLGGTYHPRSFNMGLSRAVWEAVGGYKLSRMGEDIEFAIRIIENGFRTGLIPDAFIYHKRRTNFGQFFRQLRFFGRARINISRYYPAELKLVHAFPALFTLLVFSLPIWALVSSLLFTLAISILGFFSVLIFVDAARKEKSLYVGLLSVAAAFVQLMGYGVGFLSEGWKRLTEPKGFRETGATLEYPS, from the coding sequence ATGTATTATTCGATTATCATCCCCATTTATAACCGCCCGGGTGAATTGCGCGAACTGCTCGTGAGTTTGACGAAGCAGACGTATAAAAATTTCGAAGTACTGGTTATTGAAGATGGGTCAACCAACCGGTCGGATGGGGTAGTTGCTAACTTCTCCGACCAACTGGCTATTCGGTATTTCTTTAAAGAAAATTCCGGGCAGGGGTTTACCCGAAACTACGGCTTTGAGCGGGCCAGGGGAGAGTACTTCGTTATTTTTGATTCGGACGCGCTTGTTCCCCCGCACTATTTTTCAGCGGTTAATCAGCAGTTGGGGTCATCGTGGCTCGATGCCTACGGTGGCCCCGATGCGGCCCACCCCGACTTTACGCCCATTCAGAAAGCTATCAGTTACTCCATGACATCGCCCTTTACCACGGGCGGGATTCGAGGCAGTAAAAAAAACCTGGGTGGGACCTACCATCCCCGCAGTTTTAACATGGGGCTTTCCCGGGCGGTTTGGGAAGCCGTCGGCGGGTATAAGCTAAGCCGGATGGGGGAGGACATTGAGTTTGCCATTCGGATTATCGAGAATGGCTTTCGCACCGGCCTTATTCCCGACGCTTTCATCTACCACAAGCGCCGGACCAATTTCGGGCAATTTTTTCGCCAGTTGCGGTTCTTTGGCCGGGCCCGTATCAACATATCCCGGTACTATCCGGCCGAACTGAAACTCGTTCATGCCTTTCCGGCTCTGTTTACGCTGCTTGTTTTTTCGCTTCCGATCTGGGCGCTTGTTAGCTCCCTGTTATTTACATTGGCGATCAGTATATTGGGCTTTTTTTCGGTATTGATCTTTGTGGATGCTGCCCGTAAGGAAAAAAGTCTGTACGTTGGTCTGTTGAGCGTAGCAGCCGCTTTTGTCCAGCTAATGGGCTACGGAGTTGGTTTCCTGAGCGAAGGCTGGAAGCGTCTGACGGAGCCGAAAGGGTTCCGTGAAACGGGAGCTACCCTCGAATACCCTTCGTAA
- a CDS encoding hypothetical protein (KEGG: tgr:Tgr7_2227 hypothetical protein): MNGRFLLLTRTVLVCCGLLCSQLVWAQLTSDAQKRYKAALELVRTGDYERAKSDLNVLIQQRGPLAPYAAYHYAIAAFRQRKYPQSRAMLKQLMEQYPDWQKMDDANYLFAANGMELGQYEEALTALQSITDAELRTDVTKLEQNFIPRITDLTRLKALSQSFPADRIIGLALIDLIQRTATDKDDLELSDRLTNRFGVPPVTSSQPAGTTSQGGGSRPVTPISPNGRNSRTKGYYNVAVMFPFRVDEFNSDKRLRSNQYVYDLYNGIKLAKAKLQEEGITVNLFAYDLDNDANKALELVNSPAFAQTDLIIGPLYVEPNRIALAYANQHNILLLNPIATSSELIVDQPMSFLAQPSMNQQARKVADLVRSLNTTRRAAIFFGATRKDSLLAASYQAELKRQNYQIIDFRKVSGSAQQMADAMQLSGTATATRSGNAISSQSGGSSVGHVFFSSSNEDDGVRMLDALSRRRVTVPLISTASAFDLYKVPASTFTRRELYLLYPDFIDKSREPVTAFEEEYLSKRNTIPSVYASEGYDMMLFFGRQLAKNGLQLRDRSTLISDTDDYLLSGFDYTQSNDNQIVPIVKYEDGRFVKINE; encoded by the coding sequence ATGAATGGACGATTTCTTTTACTGACCCGGACAGTTCTTGTGTGCTGCGGATTACTGTGCTCGCAGCTTGTATGGGCACAACTTACATCCGATGCGCAGAAACGCTATAAAGCAGCTCTTGAACTGGTAAGGACGGGCGATTACGAACGAGCCAAGTCTGATCTTAACGTGCTGATTCAGCAGCGCGGCCCGCTGGCTCCCTATGCCGCCTATCACTATGCGATTGCTGCGTTCCGGCAGCGAAAGTACCCGCAGTCCCGGGCCATGCTCAAGCAACTGATGGAGCAATATCCGGATTGGCAGAAGATGGATGATGCTAACTACCTTTTTGCGGCTAATGGCATGGAACTGGGCCAATACGAGGAAGCATTAACAGCCCTGCAGTCCATCACGGATGCCGAACTCCGCACCGACGTTACAAAGCTTGAGCAGAACTTTATCCCGCGTATTACTGACCTGACCCGGCTAAAGGCTTTGAGTCAGTCGTTTCCCGCTGACCGGATTATCGGGCTGGCGCTAATCGACCTGATCCAACGGACAGCAACCGATAAGGACGACCTCGAATTGTCTGACCGGTTGACCAACCGGTTTGGTGTTCCGCCCGTAACGTCGAGTCAGCCAGCAGGTACGACATCTCAGGGGGGCGGCTCTCGTCCGGTTACCCCTATTTCGCCGAATGGACGAAATTCACGGACGAAGGGATATTATAATGTCGCCGTGATGTTCCCTTTTCGGGTTGACGAGTTTAATTCGGATAAACGGTTGAGGTCCAATCAGTACGTTTATGATCTCTACAATGGTATTAAGCTCGCAAAAGCTAAGTTGCAGGAAGAGGGGATTACGGTCAACCTGTTTGCTTACGACCTGGATAATGATGCCAACAAAGCCCTTGAGCTGGTTAATAGCCCGGCCTTTGCTCAAACGGACCTGATCATAGGCCCGCTGTATGTGGAGCCTAATCGGATTGCGCTGGCGTACGCAAATCAGCATAATATTCTACTGCTCAATCCTATAGCGACCAGCAGTGAGTTGATCGTTGATCAGCCGATGTCTTTTCTGGCCCAGCCTTCCATGAACCAACAGGCGCGTAAAGTGGCTGATTTGGTGCGTAGTTTAAATACCACCCGACGGGCTGCCATCTTTTTTGGGGCTACCCGGAAAGATTCGTTACTCGCGGCTTCGTATCAGGCTGAACTCAAACGGCAGAACTACCAGATTATTGATTTTCGAAAAGTAAGTGGATCGGCACAGCAGATGGCAGATGCTATGCAACTGTCCGGTACGGCAACGGCTACCCGGTCCGGCAATGCAATTTCTTCGCAGTCCGGCGGTTCGTCCGTTGGGCATGTGTTCTTTTCCAGTAGCAATGAAGATGATGGCGTTCGAATGCTCGATGCACTCAGCCGCCGACGCGTCACGGTACCTTTGATTTCAACGGCTTCTGCCTTTGATCTGTATAAAGTACCCGCTTCGACCTTTACCCGGCGGGAACTGTATTTGTTATATCCCGATTTTATTGACAAAAGCCGGGAGCCGGTTACGGCGTTTGAGGAAGAGTACCTTTCCAAACGAAACACTATTCCGTCGGTTTACGCGAGTGAGGGGTACGACATGATGCTGTTCTTCGGCCGTCAGTTAGCGAAAAATGGCCTTCAGCTGCGTGATCGAAGCACACTTATCTCCGATACTGACGATTACCTACTTTCGGGTTTTGACTATACACAAAGTAACGACAATCAAATAGTACCAATCGTAAAATACGAAGACGGTCGGTTTGTGAAAATTAATGAGTGA